The DNA segment AAGACCGGCGAAGTCTTGCGCCAGTCCACCCCCCGCCGTCGCTTGAATCGCTGGCTGTACAACGGCCTGCATAGCCTGGACTTTCCGGTGCTTAATCCCGGGAGTATGGGCTGGTACGCATTGGTGGTTGTGTTGATGAGTGGTGGGGCCTTGTTTTCCTTGACCGGTGTCTGGTTCACGGTTCGTTACTTTAAACGCAAATAACGCAAACAAGGGGAATTTCATGACATCCCATGCCTTCAGTGAAGCCGAGCGGGCTGCGGTTTATCGCGTCATTGCCGAGCGACGGGATATGCGTCATTTCCTCCCGGATCCGGTATCGGAGGATTGTCTGGCCCGGGTGCTTTCAGCCGCCCACCAGGCCCCCAGTGTGGGCTTGATGCAGCCCTGGCGCTTCATCCGGGTGACGGACCGTGCTGTGCGGGAAGGCATCGGCGGGGTGGTGGAGGCCGAACGGCAACGCACGGCCGAGGCCTTGGGGGAGGACGGCAGTGCATTCATGCGTCTTAAAGTGGAAGGGATTCAGGAGTGCGGAGAGTTACTGGTGGTGGTATTGCCCGACAAGCGTGAGCAGCATGTCTTTGGACGGCGGACCATGCCGGAGATGGATCTGGCCTCCGCCGCCTGCGCCATTCAAAACCTTTGGCTGGCGGCCCGGGCGGAAGGTCTGGGCATGGGCTGGGTGTCGCTCTTCGAGCCCGATGCATTGGCCCGCTTGTTGGCCTTGCCGGCGGGGGCCAGTCCCATTGCCGTTCTCTGCCTGGGCCATGTAGAGGCCTTTTATGAACGACCCATGCTGGAGCAGGAAGGCTGGACACGTGCCGAGGCCTTGGAGCACTTCCTGATGGGAAACCGTTGGGATGAGAGCAAGTCCTTTTGATCATCCCCATGCCAGGGACGCATGGACCCATCCCTGGGGCTCTGTGCGCGACATCCCTGCCGCGCACAGCCCTGGCCAGTCCCACCCTGCACTCGATCCTCCAGGCTGAAAGCAGTGGAGGTGATGAGTTCGCTTGGGCTTAGTTCGAATCGCCCAGTCGTGAGGCCTGCTGCTCAGCAGGGCTGGGTGGCTTAGGCCGTGGCCTCCCCATCGTGGTCCGGCAACCGTGGCTTGATGCGGACGGTTTTCACCGCGCTGGCACTGCTCTGGACGATCTCCAGAGGATAGCCGGCCACCTTGATGCTGGTGCCGGGTTCGGGGATGGTCTCCATATGCTCCAGTACCAGGCCATTGACCGTTTTGGGGCCGTCGGTGGGAAGCTTGATGGACAGGATCCGGTTCAGCGTCCGCAGGGGCATATTGCCGTTGACCATGCAGCTGCCGTCTTCCTCCCGGATAATTCCCTTGATACGGGTGGCGGTGGGATCGGTGGTGAACTCGCCCACGATTTCCTCCAGGATATCTTCCAGGGTGACCAGGCCCTGGATATCCCCGTACTCATCCACCACCAGGCCGATACGGCGCTGGGTATTCTGGAAATTGATCAGCTGCCGGTGCAGTGACGTGTTCTCCGGGATGAAATAGGGTGGCCGAACGATATCTTCCAAGGTCTCCCGGGTCAGCTCCCCCCGGGAGGTGGAATTGAGCACTCGGCGGGAATGCAGTATTCCCACGATATTGTCGATGTTCTCCCGGAAAACCGGCAGGCGGGTGTGCTGGCTGTTGGTGAGGGCTTCCAGGATCTCGTCCCAGGGATCCGCCAAGTCGATGCCGACAATCTCATTGCGCGGCACCATGATGTCTTCCACCGTGGCCTGTTCCAGATCCAGGATGCTCACCAGCATTTTCTGGTGACGTTTGGGGATTAGACGTCCCGCCTCGGTGACCACGGTGCGCAGTTCATCCGGACTCAGGGAATCATCTTGATTCAGGCCGGGACGAATGCCAAAGGGCCGGAGCAGGGCGTTGGCAATCAGATTCACCATCCAGATGACAGGGTAGAGAATCCTGATCAGGGGCGTATAGACGTAGGCGGCTGGATAGGCCAGACGTTCCGGGTGAAGGGCTGCCAGGGTTTTCGGCGCCACTTCGGCGAAGATCAGGATAACCAGGGTCAGCAAACCGGTGGCAATGGCAATGGCCGCCTCACCCCCCAGGCGAAGGGCGATAACCGTAGAAAGTGCGGACGCTGCAATATTGACGAAGTTGTTGCACAGCAGAATCAAACCCAACAGGCGATCGGGGCGGCTCAGCAATCGTTCGGCGAATACGGCCCCGCGGTGCCCATCCTGAGCCTGGTTGCGCAGGCGATAGCGATTGAGGGTCATGAGGGCGGTTTCGGAGCCGGAAAAGAACCCGGACAGTACGATGAGAACGCCCAGCGTGCCGAATAGAGCACCTAAAGGAATGGATTCCAAAGTGTTTTCAACCTCCCCCGAGAAGTGGGTGACTATTGTCGCCGAGCGGAGGAAGCCCGGGCAAGTGGATTGGGTGAATCACCCCGGTCAACCCCAGCGTTGACCCAGGAACACTTCCAATACGATGCGGCTGCCGAAATAGGCCAGTGCCAGGAGGGCGAAGGCGGACAGGGTCCAGCGAATAGCCACCCGGCCGCGCCAGCCGAATTGCAGCCGTCCCCACAGGAGGGTGCCGAACAGCACCCAGGCGGCCAGGGATAGAACGGTCTTGTGGACCAAGTGTTGGGCGAAGAGGTTGTCGACAAAGAACAGGCCGCTGAACAGTGCCAACGTCAGGCCGGCGAAGCCCAGGGCAATCAGCTGGAACAGCAGTCGCTCGGTGATCTCCAGCGGCGGCAGGATGCGAAGCAGGCCGCCGGGATGCCGGCCACGCAAGCGGCGCTCCTGGAAACTCAGGACAATGGCCAGCACCGCAGCGATGCTCAACAGGCTATAACTGGCAATGGAGAGAAAAACATGACTGACCAGGACCGGATAGGGCTGATCAACCAGGGTGGGTAAACCTTTATCGCTCAACAGGGTGGATAGGACTGCCAGCGTACCCACCGGGAGCAGGGGAATGGCCAGGTTGAGCACTCGCTGTCGCAGGGCCGATAGCAGCATGACGCCGGTGACCACCCAGCCCACCAGGGAAATAATGTTGAGCAGGCCCAGATTCAGTCCGGCAGGGTGGACCACCACCATCCAGAGACTGACCCCATGCAGGAAGGTGCCCAGCAAGCCCACGGTGAGGGCCGTGCCCCGCATGCGGTCGGTGGCCAGGGGCGAGGCGGTTCTCCGTACCAGTCGGATGACCAATAGGAGCATGGCCAGCAGGTAGCAGACAGCGGCAGTGACGGTGATGATGGGGCCTAGCATGATGCGCCTGAATTTCCCGAGTCGGTATTTGGGCGCCGTCCATCGACGGCTGATTGCCCGATATTCTCTCAGATTACCCGGAAAAGGCGCCTGTTGGGAACCGGCGGGATGCGAAAGTCGGGTCAGGACAGGTAGAATACCCGTCTTCTTGCCTTATCCAGAGTTTACGCATGTTCAAGGGTCTTAGCGAAAGAATTGGTCATAGCCTGGACCGGGTCAAGGGTCGCGGGCGGCTTACTGAAGACAATATCAAGGACACCCTGCGGGAAGTGCGCATGGCCCTGCTGGAGGCCGATGTGGCCTTGCCGGTGGTCAAGGAGTTCATTGAGCAGGTGCGCGAGCGGGCCGTGGGCCAGGAAGTGCTCAAGAGCCTGACCCCCGGTCAGGCCCTGGTCAAGGTGGTCCATGAAGAGCTGATCCGGGTGATGGGCTCGGAGCGTGAGGCCCTGAACCTGCGGGGCCGGCCGCCGGTGGTGATCCTGCTGGCTGGCCTGCAGGGGGCGGGCAAGACCACCACCACAGCCAAGCTGGCCCGCTATCTGCAGGAAACCGAGAAGAAAAAAGTCGCCCTGGTGAGTACCGATGTTCGCCGGCCGGCCGCCATCGAACAGCTGGAAACCCTGGCCGGCGAGGTAGGCTCGAGCTTCTACCGGGCGGCGGAGGGCACCGCGCCGAAGCAGATTGCCGACCAGGCCATGGAATACGCCCGGCGTCAGCATGCCGATGTGCTAATCGTGGATACCGCCGGTCGATTGCATGTGGATGAGGACCTGATGCAGGAGGTCCGGGACATCCACGCGGCCGTGGAGCCCCTGGAAACCCTCTTCGTGGTGGACGCCATGACCGGCCAGGACGCGGTTCGCTCCGCGGAGGCTTTTGGACAGGCCCTGCCCCTGACCGGCGTGGTGCTGACCAAGGCGGATGGCGATGCCCGTGGCGGGGCGGCCCTGTCCGTACGCCATGTTACTGGTAAGCCCATCAAATTCATGGGCATGGGCGAGAAAAGCGATGCCCTGGAGGCCTTTCATCCCGATCGGGTGGCCTCCCGGATTCTGGACATGGGCGACATGCTCAGTCTGGTGGACGAGGTGGAGCGCAAGGTTGATCGCGACAAGGCCGAGAAGCTGGGCAGAAAGCTTAAGAAGGGTCGGGGCTTCAATCTGGCGGATTTTCGGGATCAGCTGGAGCAGATGCAGAGCATGGGCGGGGTCAGTGCCCTGATGGAAAAAATGCCGGGTGCCGGCAAGCTGCCGCCCGGCATGGCCAATCAGTTCGATGACGGGGTGATCCGGCGCCAGGTGGCTATCATCAATGCCATGACCAAGCAGGAACGGCGCAAGCCCGCGGTGATCAACGGCTCCCGCAAACGGCGCATTGCCCAGGGTTCCGGGGTCCAGGTTCAGGATGTGAACAAGCTCCTCAAGCAGTTCACTCAGGCGCAGAAAATGATGCGCAAGATGGGCAAGAAGGGGGGCATGAAGAAGATGATGCGGGGCATGCAGGGCAAGTTGCCGCCCGGCATGGGGGGCGGATTCCCCGGCTAGCCCGCCGGTTCCGCCCGATGCTGTCTGCCCGGGCCGGGGCGGCTTGGGTCGCTGCCCGGAGCTTGTAGCTTTCTGCCGCTTCGCGTAAAATGCCCGGTTTACCGAAGCGCCGGTCGTTGGCCGGTGCCGGAAACCTTTTGTCCGAACCGAAAGAGAGACGGCATGGTCACGATTCGTCTAGCCCGGGGTGGTATGAAAAAACGCCCCTTTTATCATCTGGTTGTTACCGACAGCCGCAATTCCCGCGATGGTCGCTTTGTGGAGCGTCTGGGCTTCTTCAACCCGGTTGCCCGGGGTAATGACGAGAAGCTGCGGGTGGATCTGGAACGCGCCGATTACTGGCTCTCCCAGGGTGCGCAGCCGTCCGAGCGGGTTGCCAAGCTGCTGAAGGTTGGCCGCAAGCAGGCGGAATCCCAGGCCGAAGCCTGAGACACCGGCCATGATGGACCGGCCCGACACGGCCCGCAGTGATATGCCCCCGGACACCGAAATGGTGGTCATGGGGCGTGTCTCCGGGCTGTTCGGGGTACGCGGTTGGGTGAAAATCTATTCCCATGCCCGGCCGCGGGAATCCATTGTGGATTTTCAACGCTGGTTTCTGCGCGGCCCCGGCGGTTGGCAACCCTATTCGGTTGTCACTGGCCGCAAGCATGGAAATGGCGTGGTTGCCCAACTGGAAGGTGTGGACGACCGGGATCAGGCGGCAGGCCTCATGGGGCGGGATATCGCCATCGCCCGTGACGATCTGCCGGCCACGGATCCGGATGAGTTTTACTGGGTCGATCTGATCGGCCTGGTGGTGGAAACCGAGCAGGGTGTAACCCTGGGCCGGGTTGTCGACCTGGTGGAAACCCCGGCCAATGATGTGCTGGTGGTTCAGGGCGACCGGGAGCGGCTTGTGCCGTTCGTGCAGGGCCCTTTCATAAAGACCATCGATCTGGATGCAGGTTGCATGGTGGTGGATTGGGATCCGGAGTTCTGAATGCTTCGATTCGCCGTCATCACCCTGTTTCCGGAATTGATCCGGCCGGTCACTGAATCTGGCGTGACCGGCAGGGCGGTGGACCGGGATCTGATTTCGGTTGAGACCTGGAATCCCCGGGATTTTGCCCGGGACCGGCATCGTACGGTGGATGACCGGGCCTATGGCGGTGGCCCCGGCATGGTGATGCAGGTGGAGCCGCTGGGCGAGACCATTCGCCAAGCTCGGTCCCAGCTGCCGGCAGGCAGTAAAACAATCTATCTCAGCCCCCAGGGTCGTCTGCTGGATCAGGCCCTGGTGGAGGAATTGGCCGCTGCACCGGGTTTGTTGCTGGTGGCGGGACGCTACGAAGGCGTGGATGAGCGACTTCTGGAGCAGGAAGTCGATCTGGAAGTGTCCATCGGAGACTACGTCTTGAGCGGTGGCGAGCTTCCGGCCATGGTGGTCATCGATGCCCTGGCCCGGCTGCAGCCGGGGGCACTGGGGCATGCCGAGTCCGCCAGTCAGGATTCGTTTTCTGCGGAGGGTCTTTTGGACCATCCGCATTTCACCCGGCCGGAAACGGTCGAGGGACGGGCTGTTCCGCCGGTGTTGCTGGGTGGCGATCATGAAGCCATTCGGCAATGGCGGTTGAAACAGGCCCTGGGAAGAACATGGCAGCGTCGCCCGGACTTGTTGGCGCGCCGTGAATTGAGTGAAGAGGAGCGCCGCCTGCTGGACGAGTTTATCGCCGAGCAGAGTGGACAGGATGGGGCGACGTGCTCCGGCAAATCAGAAGACTGAAGCAGGTGAAGTCATGAGCGACATCATCAAAGAACTCGAGCAAGAACAGATGAAGACCGATGTGCCGGAGTTTGGTCCCGGTGATACCGTGCTGGTCCAGGTGCGCGTGGTGGAAGGTGACCGCGAGCGTCTGCAGCCCTTTGAAGGCGTGGTCATTGCCAAGCGTAACCGGGGGCTCAATTCCGCCTTCACCGTGCGCAAGACCACCCATGGCGAAGGTGTGGAGCGGGTGTTTCAGACCCACAGCCCCAATGTGGCCGAGATCAAGGTCAAGCGTCGGGGTGATGTGCGTCGTGCCAAGCTCTATTATCTGCGCGACCGTCAGGGCAAGGCCGCTCGAATCAAGGAAAAGGTCTGATCCAGACCGATTCCGGCGTTGTGCCGAATCTGGCGGGCGGCTTCCTTCGGGGAGCCGCCCGTTTTTTGTGGTTGTCTGGATAAGCCGCGTCTTTTGCTGGACAATCCCGTCTGGAGGCCGTCCCTTTCCGTTTTGGAATCATGGATACCACGATGCGTGTTCTAGTCCTGACAGCTCTGATTGCCACAATGTTATTCGCTCAGCAGGTGCGGGCAGCGGATATCCAGGAGGTCTCGGGGATTGCCCGCTCCGGGGCGGTGGAGCTGGCCATGGAGCTGATGGATCGGCATCAGCCTTCGGTGGACGAGGATCCGGTGGCCTGGATGCGCTGGGAACGGGAGCGATTGTTCCTCTATCGCAGTCGCAGCCAATGGGCCCGGATGGAAGAACGGGTGGCCGATTATCCCGAGAGCCTGAATCGGGATTTTCTGCGTTGGGCCAATACCGAACGGGTTCGTGCCCTGCTGTCCCTGGACCGACCCGAGGAAGCCCGGGCCGTCCTTCGTACACTGATCTGGTCCACCAATCCCGCCGATACTGAACGACAACGCCCCTGGCGGCGGCTGGTGGTGGAGTCCTATCTGGAAGCTGGAGAGGTCCAGGCCGCTCGAACGGCATTGCGCCGCTTTCGTCAGGATTTTGGCGATGAGGACGGCGGCAGCCGGTTGATGGAAGCCCGGCTGTATCTTCAGGAGGGCGATGGTCACCAGGCCTTGCGGGTGTTGCAGGCTTTGCCCGAGGCTGACTATCGAGCGCTGCGTCTGGCTGCCTGGTTGATGGCGGAGCCGGATCAGGCCGGTGAAATCCTGAGCCGTTCCATCCAACTGGGTTTTGACGAGGATGCGGATCTGGCGCAACGACGCATGGCTTGGTCCCTGGCGGCTCGGGCCGCGGAGAAGACCGGCAATCGATCAGCCCGTATCGGCGCGCTGGAGCGCGGCTTGGGCTACCGGGAAGATCCCGAGCGCCTGGACCCCATGTTTCGCCTGGACATTGACGAACTCTGGACGGCCTATCAGGAATATGGCGAGCGCCTGGGGAATGAGGCCCGCATCCTGGTCGGTGATGATCCCATGTGGTTCGACAAGGCTCAGGGCTATTTGGGCAGTGACCCTATCAAGGCGCGGGCCCTGCTCAGTGTGATTGCCCATGAGAGTTATGAATCCAGCGCCAGAAACCGGGCCCATGCCCTGATCGCCGGCAGTCTGGACACTGTCCGGCATGGACCGGCACTACTGCGCCGGCTCTATCTCGACAGCCATCGATTCCCGGATGCCGAAAGCATTCCCCGTTCCGTTCGCTATCAACTGGCGGAAGTGGCTCTGGATGAAGCGGATATCCCCCTGGCTTCCGAGCTGATGCGAGGCCTGCATGAGGCCCCGGAAGGCAGCGATCCCCAGGAATGGCAGTTGCAGAGAGGGCGAGTGCTGCTGCTGGGCGGTCAACGTGCGGAAGGCTTGGCCGTGCTGGAAGGACTGCTATCCGATATCGAGGCATTGGATGTGGATCGTTTTCTGCAAGTGATCTTTGATATGCAAAACATGGGAGACCATGAACCAGCCTACGAGATGCTAATGACCTTGATGGAAGGGGAGCTCAGCGATCGCCAGCATCGGGAAATCCTCTTCTGGGCGGCGGAATCGGCGGAAGGGCAGGGGGACCAGGCTGAGGCGGCCCGTCTCTATCTGCGCTCGGCCGGCTATCTGGATCCCTTCTCAATGGATCAGTGGGCCCAGACAGCCCGATACCGGGCGGCGGATGCCCTGGCGGATGCCGGTTTGGTGAATGATGCCCGCCGGCTTTACCAGTCCCTGCTGAATGCCACGGATGACGAGGCGCGCCGTTCGGTGCTTCGCAATCGAATCCAGCGGCTCCAGACCCGCCCCCTGGAGTTGACGCCATTGGAAGACAGCCCTCGCCCGGAATGAAGCGGTTCTGAATCGGCGACGGGGAATCCGTTTCCGCGCTCACTTAATCTTTTTGCCTTGAAATCATCAGCATCGTTCCCATATTGGCGGTGAGCCGATAAAGGCACCCCGTTTTCTTGAGTTTCATCGTTTCGGAGAGAGACAGGATTCCCATGGCTAAAGCGAACGCAGAGACCCGTCAATTCGAGGCCGAAGTCCAGCAGATTCTGCAGTTGATGATTCACTCCCTGTATTCCAATCGGGAGATATTCCTGCGGGAGCTGATATCCAATGCCTCGGATGCCTGTGACCGATTACATTTTGCCACCCTGAAGGATGAAACCCTGTTGCAAGGCGAAGGGGATCTGGCGATTCGCATCAGCGCTGACAAGGAAGCCGGAACGGTGACCGTGAGCGACAACGGCATCGGCATGAGCTATCAGGAAGTGATTGACAACCTGGGCACCATCGCAAGCTCCGGCACCAAGCGTTTCCTGGAATCCCTGTCCGGGGATGAGCGCAAGGATGCCGACCTCATCGGCCAGTTCGGCGTGGGTTTCTATTCCAGCTTCATCGTGGCCGAGCAGGTCACGGTGGAAACACGCCGAGCGGATGAGGATAAGGGCGTGCGCTGGCAGTCCGATGGCAGCGGTGAGTTCACCATTGAGGAAATAGAGCGGTCCGAGCGGGGAACCACCATCACCCTCAAGCTTCGGGACGATGCCGAGGAATTTCAGGCACCGGAACGGCTGCGCCATATTATCCGGCGTTATTCCGACCACATTGGCCGTCCCATTCTGATGCCATCCGATGAGGAAGGGCAGGACTGGGAGAAGGTCAATGAAGCCGCCGCGCTCTGGACCCGTTCCAAGGAAGAGTTGGAAGACAAGGATTATGAGGGCTTTTATCAGCATCTGACCCATGACCCGGAAGAGCCCCTGGACTGGACCCACAATCATGTGGAAGGCCGCCAGAGCTACAGCCTGCTGATGTACATTCCCCGGCGGGCGCCTTTTGATCTCTGGGATCGGGAACGGCGTCGCGGTATTCGCTTGTATGTACGCCGGGTCTTCATCATGGACGAGGCCGAGCAGCTCATGCCCGGCTGGCTGCGTTTTGTGCGCGGGGTGGTGGATTCGGCCGACCTGCCGTTGAATGTCTCGCGGGAAATCCTTCAGGACAATCGCCTGGTACGCAGCATTCGTGCCGGTGCGGTGAAAAAGGTCCTGGGCCTGCTGGAAGACATGGCCCGAAATCGGCCCGACGATTATGCCCACTTCTGGGAGCAGTTCGGCAAGGTGCTCAAGGAAGGCCCGGCGGAAGATCCGGATAACACCGATCGCATCGCCAAGCTGTTGCGTTTCTCCTCCACCCGGGAGCCGGATGGGGAGACGGTATCACTGCAGGACTATGTAGATCGGATGAAGCCGGATCAGAAGGCCATCTACTATGTGACTGCCGATAATCACGAGACAGCCCTCAACAGCCCGCACCTGGAGGCCTTCCGCAAGCAGAACGTGGAGGTATTGCTGCTTTCGGATCGGGTGGATGAATGGCTGGTGGCCAACCTCACCGAGTTTGACGGCAAGCCCCTGCGTTCGGTGACCCACGGCGAGCTGGAAGCGGATGAAGTGGGCGACAGCAAGGACGACGAGGCCAAGGATGAGCGCCACAAGCCCCTGCTGGACAAGCTCAAGGGGCAGCTGGAGGATCAGGTTTCGGATGTGCGGGTTTCCCGGCGTCTGGTGGATTCGCCGGCTTGCCTGGTGGCCGAGCAGGGCGGTCTCAGCCTGAACCTGCAGCGCCTGCTAAAAGAAGCCGGTCAGACGGTGCCCGAATTACGTCCGATCCTCGAGGTGAACCCGGACCATCCCCTGGTCCGTCAGTTGTCGGAGTTGGAGGATGAGGCCCGGCTGGGGGACTGGTCCCAGTTGCTGTTTGATCAGGCCTTGCTGGCTGAGGGGGGGCAGCTGGCTGATCCGGCCGGCTTCGTCCGGCGTTTGAACGCTATGTTGACCGGTCAGTCCCGTCAGTCTGAGCAAGCCTGAACGACTTGTCTTGGCTGAGTGATAGTAGCGATCTATGCCGCTGATAGGTTTTCTTTCCTTGACCGATGATGGCGAATTGCGTTGTAATAGTCATATCAAATTGATAGTTAGTTTTTAATAGCAAAACCACAACAGGAGGTTATTTAATGCTGGGTATTGGTGAAAAATTTCCCGAGTTTTCCGTGAACGCCACCGTGTCCACGGACGAGAAGAACGCCTTTGAAGAAATCAACAACAAGAGCTTCCCGGGCAAGTGGACCATCTACATGTTCTATCCGAAGGACTTCACCTTCGTGTGCCCGACCGAAATCCAGTCCTTTGGCGACATGGCCGACGAGTTCGAAGACCGGGATGCCCAGCTGATGGTGGCCAGCACCGACAGCGAATTCGTGCACCTGGCTTGGCGCACCCATGACGAGCGCCTGAAGAACCTGCCGGTGCCGATGCTGGCCGACCTGAACCGCAACTTGGTGTCCCAGCTGGGCATCCAGGACAAGGAAGAGGGCGTTGCCCAACGTGCCACCTACATCGTTGATCCGGACGGCATCATCCGCCACGTCTCGGTCAACGACATGAGCGTGGGCCGCAACCCCAATGAGATCCTGCGGATTCTGGACGCGCTGCAGACCGACGAGCTCTGCCCCTGCAACTGGGAGAAGGGTCAGGAGACCCTGAGCGCCGCTTAAGACGGTCTCAGTGGAGTTTTTGGGGCCGTCTCCCGGCGGGAGGCGGCCCTTTTTTTAGCGCCGAATGATTTAGGAGGTGACCCATGAGTGTT comes from the Natronospira proteinivora genome and includes:
- the ffh gene encoding signal recognition particle protein translates to MFKGLSERIGHSLDRVKGRGRLTEDNIKDTLREVRMALLEADVALPVVKEFIEQVRERAVGQEVLKSLTPGQALVKVVHEELIRVMGSEREALNLRGRPPVVILLAGLQGAGKTTTTAKLARYLQETEKKKVALVSTDVRRPAAIEQLETLAGEVGSSFYRAAEGTAPKQIADQAMEYARRQHADVLIVDTAGRLHVDEDLMQEVRDIHAAVEPLETLFVVDAMTGQDAVRSAEAFGQALPLTGVVLTKADGDARGGAALSVRHVTGKPIKFMGMGEKSDALEAFHPDRVASRILDMGDMLSLVDEVERKVDRDKAEKLGRKLKKGRGFNLADFRDQLEQMQSMGGVSALMEKMPGAGKLPPGMANQFDDGVIRRQVAIINAMTKQERRKPAVINGSRKRRIAQGSGVQVQDVNKLLKQFTQAQKMMRKMGKKGGMKKMMRGMQGKLPPGMGGGFPG
- the trmD gene encoding tRNA (guanosine(37)-N1)-methyltransferase TrmD; its protein translation is MLRFAVITLFPELIRPVTESGVTGRAVDRDLISVETWNPRDFARDRHRTVDDRAYGGGPGMVMQVEPLGETIRQARSQLPAGSKTIYLSPQGRLLDQALVEELAAAPGLLLVAGRYEGVDERLLEQEVDLEVSIGDYVLSGGELPAMVVIDALARLQPGALGHAESASQDSFSAEGLLDHPHFTRPETVEGRAVPPVLLGGDHEAIRQWRLKQALGRTWQRRPDLLARRELSEEERRLLDEFIAEQSGQDGATCSGKSED
- the bluB gene encoding 5,6-dimethylbenzimidazole synthase; its protein translation is MTSHAFSEAERAAVYRVIAERRDMRHFLPDPVSEDCLARVLSAAHQAPSVGLMQPWRFIRVTDRAVREGIGGVVEAERQRTAEALGEDGSAFMRLKVEGIQECGELLVVVLPDKREQHVFGRRTMPEMDLASAACAIQNLWLAARAEGLGMGWVSLFEPDALARLLALPAGASPIAVLCLGHVEAFYERPMLEQEGWTRAEALEHFLMGNRWDESKSF
- a CDS encoding peroxiredoxin yields the protein MLGIGEKFPEFSVNATVSTDEKNAFEEINNKSFPGKWTIYMFYPKDFTFVCPTEIQSFGDMADEFEDRDAQLMVASTDSEFVHLAWRTHDERLKNLPVPMLADLNRNLVSQLGIQDKEEGVAQRATYIVDPDGIIRHVSVNDMSVGRNPNEILRILDALQTDELCPCNWEKGQETLSAA
- the htpG gene encoding molecular chaperone HtpG, coding for MAKANAETRQFEAEVQQILQLMIHSLYSNREIFLRELISNASDACDRLHFATLKDETLLQGEGDLAIRISADKEAGTVTVSDNGIGMSYQEVIDNLGTIASSGTKRFLESLSGDERKDADLIGQFGVGFYSSFIVAEQVTVETRRADEDKGVRWQSDGSGEFTIEEIERSERGTTITLKLRDDAEEFQAPERLRHIIRRYSDHIGRPILMPSDEEGQDWEKVNEAAALWTRSKEELEDKDYEGFYQHLTHDPEEPLDWTHNHVEGRQSYSLLMYIPRRAPFDLWDRERRRGIRLYVRRVFIMDEAEQLMPGWLRFVRGVVDSADLPLNVSREILQDNRLVRSIRAGAVKKVLGLLEDMARNRPDDYAHFWEQFGKVLKEGPAEDPDNTDRIAKLLRFSSTREPDGETVSLQDYVDRMKPDQKAIYYVTADNHETALNSPHLEAFRKQNVEVLLLSDRVDEWLVANLTEFDGKPLRSVTHGELEADEVGDSKDDEAKDERHKPLLDKLKGQLEDQVSDVRVSRRLVDSPACLVAEQGGLSLNLQRLLKEAGQTVPELRPILEVNPDHPLVRQLSELEDEARLGDWSQLLFDQALLAEGGQLADPAGFVRRLNAMLTGQSRQSEQA
- a CDS encoding cytochrome C assembly family protein is translated as MLGPIITVTAAVCYLLAMLLLVIRLVRRTASPLATDRMRGTALTVGLLGTFLHGVSLWMVVVHPAGLNLGLLNIISLVGWVVTGVMLLSALRQRVLNLAIPLLPVGTLAVLSTLLSDKGLPTLVDQPYPVLVSHVFLSIASYSLLSIAAVLAIVLSFQERRLRGRHPGGLLRILPPLEITERLLFQLIALGFAGLTLALFSGLFFVDNLFAQHLVHKTVLSLAAWVLFGTLLWGRLQFGWRGRVAIRWTLSAFALLALAYFGSRIVLEVFLGQRWG
- the rimM gene encoding ribosome maturation factor RimM (Essential for efficient processing of 16S rRNA), which codes for MMDRPDTARSDMPPDTEMVVMGRVSGLFGVRGWVKIYSHARPRESIVDFQRWFLRGPGGWQPYSVVTGRKHGNGVVAQLEGVDDRDQAAGLMGRDIAIARDDLPATDPDEFYWVDLIGLVVETEQGVTLGRVVDLVETPANDVLVVQGDRERLVPFVQGPFIKTIDLDAGCMVVDWDPEF
- the rplS gene encoding 50S ribosomal protein L19, which encodes MSDIIKELEQEQMKTDVPEFGPGDTVLVQVRVVEGDRERLQPFEGVVIAKRNRGLNSAFTVRKTTHGEGVERVFQTHSPNVAEIKVKRRGDVRRAKLYYLRDRQGKAARIKEKV
- the rpsP gene encoding 30S ribosomal protein S16 is translated as MVTIRLARGGMKKRPFYHLVVTDSRNSRDGRFVERLGFFNPVARGNDEKLRVDLERADYWLSQGAQPSERVAKLLKVGRKQAESQAEA
- a CDS encoding HlyC/CorC family transporter produces the protein MESIPLGALFGTLGVLIVLSGFFSGSETALMTLNRYRLRNQAQDGHRGAVFAERLLSRPDRLLGLILLCNNFVNIAASALSTVIALRLGGEAAIAIATGLLTLVILIFAEVAPKTLAALHPERLAYPAAYVYTPLIRILYPVIWMVNLIANALLRPFGIRPGLNQDDSLSPDELRTVVTEAGRLIPKRHQKMLVSILDLEQATVEDIMVPRNEIVGIDLADPWDEILEALTNSQHTRLPVFRENIDNIVGILHSRRVLNSTSRGELTRETLEDIVRPPYFIPENTSLHRQLINFQNTQRRIGLVVDEYGDIQGLVTLEDILEEIVGEFTTDPTATRIKGIIREEDGSCMVNGNMPLRTLNRILSIKLPTDGPKTVNGLVLEHMETIPEPGTSIKVAGYPLEIVQSSASAVKTVRIKPRLPDHDGEATA